One part of the Pecten maximus chromosome 1, xPecMax1.1, whole genome shotgun sequence genome encodes these proteins:
- the LOC117339529 gene encoding protein zer-1 homolog: MINGKSQVLPQRIRTFIVETLISCVNQVKNDTYTAKCCVCSFLCLNMPHDAIYCHLFKRYVNCLLRVLNSYHGDFFEMYALKLLHETCRTERPEKSTIGKETDTLTYLLSLIRHKLSNSCCDDTMERAWSCLWSLTDDMPQNAKRFMEEPSAMDIYMSCIQTFAKQDGLLKKMTGLMANLSEVPELRKNLMTEDLMTLYCTLMDSELDKDGVSYHATSVMSTMVIDPARTWTIDKPERSVVLAKIVETIDRWDLDAKMKIKYRSLRPILELLVEYQTPEAQLWATWALCNLTRSKADRYCPMLEFEGGLTLLEQLIEDGHVLPRAVELATMTLQHCSNYKSLLNDVSVEGELVSGE; this comes from the exons ATGATAAACGGGAAGAGTCAGGTTCTACCCCAGAGAATACGAACCTTCATAGTGGAGACGCTCATTTCATGTGTGAATCAGGTGAAAAACGACACTTAT ACTGCCAAGTGCTGTGTGTGCAGCTTTTTATGCCTGAACATGCCTCATGATGCG ATATATTGTCACCTGTTCAAGAGGTATGTGAACTGCCTTCTCCGCGTCCTCAACTCATACCATGGTGACTTCTTTGAAATGTATGCCTTGAAACTATTACATGAAACCTGTCGAACAGAGAGACCAGAAAAATCTACAATTGGCAAGGAGACAGACACATTAACG TACCTACTGTCTCTGATCCGTCACAAGTTGTCGAATTCGTGCTGTGATGACACGATGGAACGAGCCTGGAGCTGCCTCTGGAGTCTTACAG ATGATATGCCACAGAATGCTAAGCGTTTTATGGAGGAACCGTCAGCCATGGACATCTATATGTCTTGTATACAG ACATTTGCCAAACAAGATGGATTATTGAAGAAAATGACAGGATTAATG GCAAACCTGTCTGAAGTGCCGGAGCTGAGAAAAAATCTCATGACAGAGGATCTGATGAcattatactg CACTTTAATGGACTCTGAGTTGGACAAAGATGGAGTGAGTTACCATGCCACATCTGTCATGTCAACCATGGTCATCGATCCTGCAAGAACATGGACGATAGACAAACCAGAACGTAGCGTTGTACTGGCCAAAATAGTGGAAACCATTGACCGGTGGGACCTGGATGCTAAGATGAAGATTAAGTACAG ATCTCTGCGACCGATCCTGGAGCTGTTGGTGGAGTATCAGACACCAGAGGCACAACTGTGGGCGACCTGGGCACTCTGTAACCTGACCCGCTCTAAAG CTGACAGATACTGTCCTATGTTGGAATTCGAGGGCGGTCTTACGTTGTTGGAACAGTTGATTGAAGATGGCCATGTCCTACCCAGAGCTGTGGAGCTTGCTACAATGACTCTTCAACACTGTTCCAATTACAAGTCGTTATTAAATGATGTTAGTGTGGAAGGGGAATTAGTGTCTGGGGAGTGA